The Gammaproteobacteria bacterium genome contains the following window.
CCCGCAGCCAGCCCCCCGCCTTGGGTCAGCGGCTGTAGATTGTCGTGTACAGCGCCGCAGCACTCGGGCAGATTATGCCATAGCGCCCCAGTGCTCAGAATGGAGAAAATGCCGCTGATCATCCGGCGGTCATCAACCTGCAGCATCCCGCACCGTTTGTTCGGCAGCAGCGGCGCAATCAGCGCCCACTTCACATCCGTCAAATCATGGCGACCTTTCATCTTCAAACTCCCGCAGT
Protein-coding sequences here:
- a CDS encoding transposase, which translates into the protein MKGRHDLTDVKWALIAPLLPNKRCGMLQVDDRRMISGIFSILSTGALWHNLPECCGAVHDNLQPLTQGGGLAAGARCPGQAFSELAWPHRLPDCALPSTRRRREKAAATPFRTP